Genomic segment of Streptomyces longhuiensis:
CGGATCCCTCGCCTCCGGCTCCCATTAGGCTTGACCGTCGTGACCACCGTCCGGCTTCCGCTCTTTCCGCTCAACTCGGTGCTGTTCCCGGGACTCGTGCTCCCGTTGAACGTGTTCGAGGAGCGCTATCGCGCCATGATGCGCGACCTGCTGAAGACCTCCTCCGGGGGTTCCGAGGCCTCCGGCGACCCCGCCGACTCCGACGAGCCGCGCCGGTTCGCCGTCGTGGCGATCCGCGACGGCCACGAGGTCGCGCCCAGCGCCCCCGGCATGCCGGACGAGGCGGCGAAGACGGCCGCCGAGGCGGGCCCCGCGGCCGGCTTCGGCGACGACCCGATCAAGGCCCTGCACGGCGTGGGCTGCATCGCGGACGCCGCGACGATCCGGGAGCGCGCCGACGGCAGCTTCGAGGTGCTCGCCACCGGCACGACCCGCGTGAAGATCCACTCGGTCGACGCGTCGGGCGCCTATCTGACCGCCGAGGTCGAGGAGCTGCCCGAGGAGTCCGGCGACGAGGCGGGCGCCCTCGCCGAAGGGGTGCTGCGCGCCTTCCGCTCCTACCAGAAGCGGCTCGCGGGCGCCCGTGAGCGCTCCCTGGCGACGGGCGCCGACCTGCCGGACGACCCGTCCGTCGTGTCGTACCTGGTGGCCGCGGCGGCCGTCCTCGACGTGCCGACCAAGCAGCGCCTGCTGCAGGCCCCGGACACGGCGTCGCGCCTGCGCGACGAGCTGAAACTCCTTCGCGCCGAGACGGCGATCATCCGTAATCTGCCGTCCTTGCCGGCCGGCGACCTGACCCGGCAGGCGACCAGCCTCAACTGACGTGGCCGGTCCCGACTGACGTAAGGCATGAGGACGTTGGCGAAGAAGTCCAAGAAGCAGCAGTCCGGGGGAACGCCCGCGACCGTGGCGCTCACCGCCGCGGGTACGCCCTTCACGACGCACGCGTACGAGCACGACCCGGCGCATCCCTCGTACGGGGACGAGGCGGCGGAGGCGATGGGCGTCTCCCCCGAGCGGGTGTTCAAGACACTCGTCGCCGACGTGGACGGCGAGCTGACCGTCGCCGTCGTGCCGGTGGCGGGCCAGCTCGACCTGAAGGCCCTGGCGACGGCCGTCGGCGGCAAGCGGGCCGCGATGGCCGATCCGGCGGCGGCGGAGCGCACCACGGGCTATGTGCGGGGCGGCATCTCCCCACTGGGCCAGCGCAAGAAGCTCCGTACGGTCCTGGACGACTCGGCGCGGGCGCACGACACGATCTGCGTCTCGGCGGGCCGCCGCGGCCTGGAGGTGGAGCTGGCCCCCACGGACCTGGCGACGCTCACGTCAGCGGTGCTGGCCCCCATCGGCCGCACCTGATTCCGCCCGGAATCGCCGCCACCTCTCGACGCACGACATGTCCTCGGCTAAGTACCGAGGACATGTCGAAGAGGACGCGCAAGCGGAAGTGGCGGATCAGGAAGCACAAGGCCAATCACGGGCGCAGGCCCGCCTGAGAGGCGCCCTCAGGCCACCGGAGGGGTGTTCTGCGGGTAGTGGGTGTCGAAGTACGGGTCGGGATCGCGGGGCCCGAACAGGCCGGTCAGGCCGAGGTGGACGATCATCGCGGCGAGCGGCCAGGCGAGGAGCGCGCCCTTCGCCTTGAGTTCGAGCGGCGCGTCGAACGTGACGCCCTTGCCGACCTCCTTGGCGTGGGCCGCCACGTCCTGCGTGGGGCCGAGCCAGATCCCGAACCGCCAGGCGAGGAGCCCGCCGAGCAGTCCGCCGACGGCCAGGGCGACGACGAGCGGTACGCCGCCGCGCTTGCGCCACAGGAACACGGCGACCGCGCTGACGACGCCGAACGCGAGGCCCAGCAGCGTGAACGTTCCGTCGACGCCGACGGCCTGCTCGCCCTCGGTGTCCTTGAGGTAGACGGCCTGGGCGTCCGCGATGAGCGGCACCTGCGGCGCGAGCCACATCCACAGCGCGCCCAGGAGCAGCCCGCACACGGCCAGCGCGACCGTGACGACGGCGGCCTCCCGCAACTCGGTCCTCATCCCTGGCCCGTCCTCCTGGTGCTCGTGAGCGTGAGACGGCACAGCGCCCGCGGGCCCGGAGGCCTGCCAGGGGTCGTGCTGGGGTTGCTGGGGTCGTGGCGTCAGCGGTGCGGTCACCCTGCCATCGTGCCAGGCCCCTGCGACTCGCGCGTCACCGGACGGCTGCCCGGCGGTACGCCCAGGTGGCGAGGGCCAGCGAAGCGACGCCGACGCCCGCGCAGACCCCCAGATCGAGGAGCACGACGCCCCAGTCCGGATGTGCCCCGAAGGTGCGGGCGAAGGCCTCGACGCCGTACGTCGACGGCAGCAGATCGCGCGCGTACTGGATGACGTCCGGCATGCGGTCCGCCGGCAGGACGCCGAGCAGGAGCGCCGCGGACATGCCCAACTGGCCGAGCAGTGTGGCCAGTTCGGGCCGTGGCGCGAGCAGCCCGAGCGCGGCGCCGAGCCCGGAGAGCGCGGCACCGGCGAGCGGGATGACGGCGGCGAGCACCCACAGGTGCGCGAGCGGAAGCTGGAACATGACACAGCCGACGACGGCGGTGACCACGGTCCCGGGCACGGTGAAGGAGGCGTACGCGCCGGCGGCGCCCAGCACCACGGCGGCGGGCGGCACGGGCAGCGTCGCGTAGTGATCGAGCCCGCCGGCGGCCCGCAACTGCCCGAAATACTGCGCGAGCAGATTGAGAGCGACGAACGCGACAACCAGAACACTCGACCCGGCGACGACAGCCTGGGCCTCCCGGCCCCCGTCCACCACGCCCCGCATCAGAATCATGATGCCGACGGACTGGAAGGTGGCGACGAAGAGCAGCGGGATCCTGGCGACGCGCGCCCGCGAGAGCTGCGCGCGGTACACGGCGGCGAGGGACGGCAGCAGCCGGGCCCTCGGGGCGAGCTCGCCGACGGCGTCACCCTCGGCGCTCAGCCCGCTCGCGCCCGCCCGGGCGCCGCCCTGAAGGACCTCAGCGGGTACGACACTCACGGTGCGCGACTCCTGTCGTGACTGTTCCGTCGGGTACGGGGGCCGCCGTGTTCACGACTTCACCAGCCCCTTGGCCTCGCCGCCGAGCGCCAGGTACACATCTTCCAGGCTCGGCGTGGTCAGGGAGAAATCGTCCAGCGCGGCGAACGCCGGGCCGCCGGTGACGGCGGCGACGGCGGCCCGCGCCTCGTCCGGGCCGAGCCGCAGCGACCAGCGGCGCCCCGACTCGACGGCGGAGGCGCGCAGCGCGGCGACGGCGGGCACGTCCAGGGGCGCCCGCTCCCGCCACACGAGCTCGACGCGCACCTCGCCGGCGACCTTCTCCTTCAGCCCGGCCGGGGTGTCGCAGGCGATCACACGCCCGCGGTCGAGCACGGCGACGCGATCGAGCACGGTCTCGGCCTCGATGACGTTGTGGGTGACCAGCACGACGGTGGCGCCGCTCTCGGCCCGCCGCCGGTCGACGGCGGCCCAGACGGCACGACGGGCGACGGGATCCATCCCCGTGGTCGGTTCATCAAGCACCAGCAGCGGCCGCTCCCCCACGAGAGCGGCAGCGAAGCAGGCAAGCCGCCGCTGCCCACCGGAAAGCTTCTTCAGGGGCCGCGACGCAATCGCCCCGAGCCCGAGTTCCTCCACCACGGCGTCCCGCTCGGCCCGCGCCGTACGCAGATCGAGCCCGCGCAACCGCCCGGTGGTCTCGGCGGCGAGCGACACGGTCAGCTCGTCCAGGGCGCTCGACTCCTGCCCCAGATACGCCAGAATCCGCGAGGCCCGCTCCGGATACCGCACGATGTCGTGCCCCAGAATCCCGACGCTCCCGCTGTCGGGCCGCATCAGCCCGGTCAGCTGCCGTACGAGGGTGGACTTACCGGCGCCGTTGGGCCCGAGCAGCCCGAAGATCTCCCCGCGCCGGATCTCGAGGGACACCCCGTCGGTGGCCCGGATCGCAGCGCTCCCGGGCGCTCCGCGACGCCCGCGGGTGGCGGGATACGTACGCACGAGATCCCGCACGACGCACACCACATCCCCCCGTCGCCCTCTGGGGGCCGCCTGTGCCGTGCGCGTACTCACGAAGGACGAGACTACGGGGTCGCGCCCTCCGGACGACGCCCGGGTAGGGACATGCCACCGAAATCGGGACGCGCCCCACCCCCACCCACGGACACAGAGCAGAGGGCCCAGCGGACCCAGGCACCAACGCGGCCGCATCCGAGACCGAACGGAAGGGGCCGGTCCGGTACGTCCGCCCGGAGCCGGCACACACAACTGACGCCTACGAGATCCAACGCCGAACCATCCAAGCGGGGACGGACATACCGGCCCGGCCCCGCCCCACGACGGGCGCGAGCCACAAGCCAAAAACAAGCCCGCACCCGGCACCCGGCAAGACCACCACCCCGAGCAAGAGCGCACCCAGAGCGAGACCGCCCCGACTACTCCGCAGTCACCCGCTCCGCAGAGCTACGCACATCGACCTCGCGCCAGAATCCGGCCCGAATCGCATACCGATCGTGCTCGTCGATCTGATCGTCCTTGTGGGCGAGCAACCCGAACCGCGCGGCATACCGCAGCAGCTCCCCGTCGATGCGATGCGGCACTCGCGGATACATGGTGGACAGCTTCTGCAGCTGAACCTGGTCCCCCAGCCGCTCCATCCATCGCCGGGCGAACACCTGCCCCACCTCGAAGGGGTCACCACCGACGGTGGTGATGTCCTCCTCGCGGTCGGCCCACCGCTGCTCGGCGGTGGTGAGCTGGGCCAGCGTCGGCAGGGACGCCGCGTCCGCCGACTCCCCCACGACCCCGGGCCGCTCGACCCACCCCTTGTCGGAGGACCACCGCAAGGTGGCGTTGGCGGGGTGCTGCGCGGGATGCACGTGAGGATGCGCCCCTAGCCCAGGAGCGGCGCCGGGCCCGCGCAGGGCGGCAAGGTCCTTGGGCGTGGGGACACCCTTCCCCGCGCCACCCCGCTCGTCCTCGGTCCCTCCACCGTCACCTTCACGCGCGGCCACCCCATGATCGACGCCTTCGCCGACCGGGGCACCCCCCTGCCCGGCGCCGCCGGGGGCACCACCGCCCCCCGGCACATCGGAGAGATCCGCGGAGTGCCCGGCCGCGGAGGCAAGCGCCGACTCGGGCAGTGGTGCGGACAGAATCGCCGCGATCTCCGGCCGCGGAGCGGGCTGCGGCGCACAGATCCCGCCGACTTCCTTGGCCCGCACGGCCTTGGTGATCCAGGCCCGGTCGAGCACGCGCCGCTCATCCGCCTCGGCGACGAGGTCCTCGGACTGGTTGTAGTCGCCGTCTGCGGCCTGCACGGCCCACAGGTGCACGGCGACCCCGTGCTCCTTCGCGGCCATCATGCCGGGCAGCAGATCGCCGTCGCCGGTGACGAGCACGATGTCGGAGCAGGCGCGGTTGCGGGCGAGTTCGGTCAGCTCGGCGTGCATCGCCGCGTCGACTCCCTTCTGCGCCCAGCGCCCGTCACTACGGGTGAGCGCACCGAGCCGCACGGTCACGCGGGGCATCACGCGGAGCCGGCGGTGCTCGGGCTGGGGCACCCGGTCCGGCGCCCCGTCGAACCAATAGATCCGCAGAAGTGGCCGCTCGGTATCGGATTCGGCGCGCTCACGCAGCCCTTGGATGAGGGCGACATGATCGACGGTGATCCGGGACCGGGACGGCTCCCCCGCGAGGAGACTCGCGGCGGCCCCGAGCAGGTAACCGGCGTCCACCAGGACGATGCAACGGTCCACGCGATCCACCCTCTTTCGCTGAATTACCGGCGTCCGGAGGTCCCACGGTGTCGACGATCGCGGGTTCGCCTCGGGTTTCCTTCGAGTCTGCCCGACCACACGGGGGTTAACGGCCCGAACTCGATCTTCGGCGTGGCGGATCGGACGAATTCCCGAAAGCGGCCCGCTCACAGAACTCCCGTCGCGCTCCGAACAACGCCCTGACAGCGCTTATTACGCACGGTAATTCTCTGAAATGCGTGCCTCGTCAGCATATGTGAATCTGAATCCGGCCCTGGCCCCTAGACCCCCCGCAGGAGGCAGTCACCATGGCCAAGAACAAGAACCGCAAGCAGGGCGACCAGCGCAGCCGCGCCTCCGCCTCCGAGCAGGCTTCCGAGCAGGCCAAGTCGGCCGGTATGGAAGCACAGTCGGAGATGCAGTCGCAGGCTCAGGGCACGCCCGCGGATGTTGCCCGTAAGCACCAGCGCCGCTTCGGCCACAACTGACGCCTTTCGTAAGGCACGTGGCCCTTTGGGCACACAAGTGAGGGGCGCTCCCGGAGAAATCCGGGAGCGCCCCTCACTCACGTAATGACCAGATCCTCAGGGCCCTTCAGCCCGCGTCAGCCCGCCAGGCAGGACGGCCCGAGCAGCACCTTGAGGTCACCGAAGAGCGCGGGGTCGGGCTGCACACGGTGCCGGTCGAGCCGCAGCACCGTTGTCTTACGGGCCCCTTGGAGCTTGATCCGCACCTCGCTGTTGCCCTTGTGGTGGCTGAGGATCTCGCCGAGCCTGCTGACCATCGGCGGGGTCACCTTCACCGTGGGGATGGTGATCGTCACGGGCGCGTTGGTCCCGGCGTTCGACAGGTCGGGGACCATGAGTTCCATCGCGACGAGGCGCGGCACGTCCTCGCGCTTGTCGAGGCGGCCCTTGACGAACACGACGGCGTCCTCGACGAGTTGGGTCGACACCAGCTGATACGTTGCCGGGAAGAACATGCACTCGATGGAGCCGGCCAGGTCCTCGACGGTCGCGATGGCCCAGGCGTTGCCCTGCTTGGTCATCTTGCGCTGGAGGCCCGAGATGATGCCGCCGATGGTGACGATCGAGCCGTCCGAGTAGTCGCCGCCGGTGAGCTGCCCGATGCCGGCGTCGGCCTTGTCGGACAGCACGTGTTCGAGGCCGAACAGCGGGTGGTCGGAGACGTAGAGACCGAGCATCTCGCGCTCCTGGGCGAGGAGATAGGTCTTCTCCCACTCGTCCTCGGAGAATTCGACGTCGAGCCCGAAGCCCGGCTCGCTGCTGTCCTCCTCGCCCATGCCGCCGAAGAGGTCGAACTGGCCCTCGGCCTCCTTGCGCTTGACCTGCACGACGTTGTCGATCATCGGCTCGTACTGTGCGGTGAGGCCCTTGCGGGTGTGCCCCATCGTGTCGAACGCGCCTGCCTTGATCAGCGATTCCGTGGTGCGCTTGTTGCAGGCGGCGGCCTCGACCTTGTCGAGGTAGTCGGGGAAGGAGGCGTACTTCCCCTTCGCCTTGCGGCTGCGGATGATCGACTCGACCACGTTCGTACCGACGTTACGGACGGCGGAGAGGCCGAAGAGGATCACGTCGTCGCCCTGGGCGGCGAAGTTGTGTTCCGACTCGTTCACATTCGGCGGGAGGACCTTGATGCCCATGCGCCGGCATTCGTTCAGATAGACCGCGGACTTGTCCTTGTCGTCCTTCACCGACGTGAGCAGCGCGGCCATGTACTCGGCCGGGTAGTTCGCCTTGAGGTAGGCGGTCCAGTAGGTGACGAGGCCGTACGCGGAGGAGTGCGCCTTGTTGAACGCGTATCCGGCGAACGGCACCAGGACGTCCCACAGGGCCTGGATCGCCGCGTCGGAGAAGCCCTTCTTCTTGGCTCCGGCCTGGAAGAGGACGAAGTTCTTCTCCAGCTCCTCGGGCTTCTTCTTGCCCATCACGCGGCGCAGGATGTCGGCCTCGCCGAGCGAGTAGCCGGCGATGATCTGGGCGGCCTTCTGCACCTGCTCCTGGTACACGATGAGGCCGTAGGTGAGACCCAGGGTCTCCTTCAGCGGCTCTTCGAGCTCCGGGTGGATCGGGGTGATCTCCTGGCGCCCGTTCTTGCGCTCCGCGTAGTTCGTGTGCGAGTTCATTCCCATCGGGCCCGGCCGGTACAGGGCCGAGACGGCGGAAATGTCCTCGAAGTTGTCGGGCTGCATCTGGCGCAGCAGCGAACGCATCGGGCCGCCGTCGAACTGGAACACGCCGAGCGTGTCACCGCGGCAGAGCATCTCGTACGTCTTGGGGTCGTCCAGCGGCAGGGAGAGCATCTCCAGGTCGATGCCCTTGTTGGCCTTCACCATCTTGACGGCGTCGTCCATGATCGTGAGGTTGCGCAGGCCGAGGAAATCCATCTTCAGCAGGCCGAGCGACTCGCACTGCGGGTAGTCCCACTGCGTGATGGTCACGCCGTCCGAGTGCCGGACCCAGATCGGGGCGTGGTCGACGATGGGCTCGCTGGACATGATGACGCCGGCGGCGTGCACGCCCATCTG
This window contains:
- a CDS encoding LON peptidase substrate-binding domain-containing protein, with the protein product MTTVRLPLFPLNSVLFPGLVLPLNVFEERYRAMMRDLLKTSSGGSEASGDPADSDEPRRFAVVAIRDGHEVAPSAPGMPDEAAKTAAEAGPAAGFGDDPIKALHGVGCIADAATIRERADGSFEVLATGTTRVKIHSVDASGAYLTAEVEELPEESGDEAGALAEGVLRAFRSYQKRLAGARERSLATGADLPDDPSVVSYLVAAAAVLDVPTKQRLLQAPDTASRLRDELKLLRAETAIIRNLPSLPAGDLTRQATSLN
- the ybaK gene encoding Cys-tRNA(Pro) deacylase; the encoded protein is MAKKSKKQQSGGTPATVALTAAGTPFTTHAYEHDPAHPSYGDEAAEAMGVSPERVFKTLVADVDGELTVAVVPVAGQLDLKALATAVGGKRAAMADPAAAERTTGYVRGGISPLGQRKKLRTVLDDSARAHDTICVSAGRRGLEVELAPTDLATLTSAVLAPIGRT
- a CDS encoding ABC transporter ATP-binding protein, which gives rise to MSTRTAQAAPRGRRGDVVCVVRDLVRTYPATRGRRGAPGSAAIRATDGVSLEIRRGEIFGLLGPNGAGKSTLVRQLTGLMRPDSGSVGILGHDIVRYPERASRILAYLGQESSALDELTVSLAAETTGRLRGLDLRTARAERDAVVEELGLGAIASRPLKKLSGGQRRLACFAAALVGERPLLVLDEPTTGMDPVARRAVWAAVDRRRAESGATVVLVTHNVIEAETVLDRVAVLDRGRVIACDTPAGLKEKVAGEVRVELVWRERAPLDVPAVAALRASAVESGRRWSLRLGPDEARAAVAAVTGGPAFAALDDFSLTTPSLEDVYLALGGEAKGLVKS
- a CDS encoding NYN domain-containing protein, which gives rise to MDRCIVLVDAGYLLGAAASLLAGEPSRSRITVDHVALIQGLRERAESDTERPLLRIYWFDGAPDRVPQPEHRRLRVMPRVTVRLGALTRSDGRWAQKGVDAAMHAELTELARNRACSDIVLVTGDGDLLPGMMAAKEHGVAVHLWAVQAADGDYNQSEDLVAEADERRVLDRAWITKAVRAKEVGGICAPQPAPRPEIAAILSAPLPESALASAAGHSADLSDVPGGGGAPGGAGQGGAPVGEGVDHGVAAREGDGGGTEDERGGAGKGVPTPKDLAALRGPGAAPGLGAHPHVHPAQHPANATLRWSSDKGWVERPGVVGESADAASLPTLAQLTTAEQRWADREEDITTVGGDPFEVGQVFARRWMERLGDQVQLQKLSTMYPRVPHRIDGELLRYAARFGLLAHKDDQIDEHDRYAIRAGFWREVDVRSSAERVTAE
- the dnaE gene encoding DNA polymerase III subunit alpha; this encodes MSKPPFTHLHVHTQYSLLDGAARLKDMFNACNEMGMTHIAMSDHGNLHGAYDFFHTAKKSGVVPIIGIEAYVAPESRRNKRKVQWGQPHQKRDDVSGSGGYTHKTIWASNSTGLHNLFKLSSDAYAEGWLQKWPRMDKETISQWSEGLIASTGCPSGELQTRLRLGQFDEALKSAAEYQDIFGKDRYFLELMDHGIEIERRVRDGLLEIGKKLGIPPLVTNDSHYTYAHEATAHDALLCIQTGKNLSDPDRFRFDGTGYYLKTTDEMYAVDSSDAWQEGCANTLLVAEQIDTTGMFEKRDLMPKFDIPEGFTEVTWFQEEVRVGMERRYPGGVPDDRQKQAEYEMDIIIQMGFPGYFLVVADFIMWAKNNGIAVGPGRGSAAGSIVAYAMGITDLDPITHGLIFERFLNPERVSMPDVDIDFDERRRVEVIRYVTEKYGADKVAMIGTYGKIKAKNAIKDSARVLGYPYAMGDRLTKAMPADVLGKGIDLSGITDPAHPRYSEAGEIRGMYENEPDVKKVIDTAKGVEGLVRQMGVHAAGVIMSSEPIVDHAPIWVRHSDGVTITQWDYPQCESLGLLKMDFLGLRNLTIMDDAVKMVKANKGIDLEMLSLPLDDPKTYEMLCRGDTLGVFQFDGGPMRSLLRQMQPDNFEDISAVSALYRPGPMGMNSHTNYAERKNGRQEITPIHPELEEPLKETLGLTYGLIVYQEQVQKAAQIIAGYSLGEADILRRVMGKKKPEELEKNFVLFQAGAKKKGFSDAAIQALWDVLVPFAGYAFNKAHSSAYGLVTYWTAYLKANYPAEYMAALLTSVKDDKDKSAVYLNECRRMGIKVLPPNVNESEHNFAAQGDDVILFGLSAVRNVGTNVVESIIRSRKAKGKYASFPDYLDKVEAAACNKRTTESLIKAGAFDTMGHTRKGLTAQYEPMIDNVVQVKRKEAEGQFDLFGGMGEEDSSEPGFGLDVEFSEDEWEKTYLLAQEREMLGLYVSDHPLFGLEHVLSDKADAGIGQLTGGDYSDGSIVTIGGIISGLQRKMTKQGNAWAIATVEDLAGSIECMFFPATYQLVSTQLVEDAVVFVKGRLDKREDVPRLVAMELMVPDLSNAGTNAPVTITIPTVKVTPPMVSRLGEILSHHKGNSEVRIKLQGARKTTVLRLDRHRVQPDPALFGDLKVLLGPSCLAG
- a CDS encoding ABC transporter permease codes for the protein MSVVPAEVLQGGARAGASGLSAEGDAVGELAPRARLLPSLAAVYRAQLSRARVARIPLLFVATFQSVGIMILMRGVVDGGREAQAVVAGSSVLVVAFVALNLLAQYFGQLRAAGGLDHYATLPVPPAAVVLGAAGAYASFTVPGTVVTAVVGCVMFQLPLAHLWVLAAVIPLAGAALSGLGAALGLLAPRPELATLLGQLGMSAALLLGVLPADRMPDVIQYARDLLPSTYGVEAFARTFGAHPDWGVVLLDLGVCAGVGVASLALATWAYRRAAVR